The genomic stretch TCAAAATGAATCAGACAATAACAGTACACCCATAAGAATGCCATAGTGCAGCTAAGAATTTTTCAAGATACTCCACATAAAGCACAAACAGATATGTTTTACAGGAAAAAAAATCTCACCTGCAGAACCTGGCAATTCTCTAATGTACTTTGTCCACCCTGCAAAAATTTGAAACAGATAACCTCAATTAAAAATGTCTACTTTCTAAATTTTGTCGGTCCAACAAAAGGCCAATAATAAAGCATCTATAACAGACAGTGGCTTGAAAAGACTAGTCCATCTTCTCAAGAAGCAGACATTTATAATCAGTACAACAGCTTAGAAAATATGGCATTTATAATGTAAGCTTTTCGGTTGATGCCACAAAGCTAAGGCTAGAAATCGCCATATCATAGAGCCTTACAAAATAGAATATACAAAACAATTACTTAGCAAGTTTAGCACTTGCCCCACCTTCTGTAGCAAACCCCAAGAAGAAGAAATAAAGGAAGAAAGGAACAGAAATGAAGATGTCGGAAACTACTAGTTGTTTAGCAAAGCCATTTATACAATGTACATTCTATGAACCTAAGCATGCTTGTATTTTTTTCCCAGAAGTATAGACATGTCTCTCAATTCCTCCTATACAATATACTCTTCTTTTGCTTCTTCCTCATCTTCTTATTTGCTTTTGCAAAGTTTAACGAGGTCCCAATCAATTAAGACTGAGCAGAATTTTTGGGAAGAAAAACTTCTACTACTTGTTTGAATTTTGACTCAGTTTTGGATATATCTGCAATCACAGGTGtgataaaatgaaaaatgaacaTGCAAAAGAActgaaattagaaaaaaaaatcatgAAACGTTATCAAATTCTAATCATGCAGTCCATGAGAAGAATGTCTTTGACAGATTACTCTAACAATCCTACCAATGAAATGAGATTCGTTATACAAGCTAAGGAAGAACGGTCATAACCCCAATTCAGGTCTTTATGAATTGTTGTAACTTCTATTTTtgactttcctttttctttcctcggGAGTGAGGTACAAGTACCACAAGGAAAATTTCAGTGCAGAGCTTTGAGTTGATAAATTTATATGTTAGAATGTCAAAGGGTTTTTATTAAAATGCTATAATGTTCAAACGATCAATTTTGATGTTAGATATTGTCTTGCAGTGTGCAAATATCATGTATATTATGTTAACACGTATAAATAGCTCTGTCCTGTGTTCATCAGATGATCAAGTATTCCCTCTTATTTTCTCACATGGTACCCCTTCATCTACTATCTCTATTCTCTTATTTTTCCACATGGCATCGCCACCTCTACTATCTCGATAGAGACACAGGTAGGTTGTACTTATCTGGCGGTGGTCCTAAGCACCTGTCTCGCTATGTTGTTttccttcctttcctttttccaGAAAAAGGACAAGCGGAAGCTCCAAACTTCTCTGAAAGCTAATTTGTTAGAATGTTACAGAGCCTTTTTTATGGGTTCTTAGAATGTTAAAGAGTTAGTTTAGAATGTTAGAAATGTAAAGTTCTTTTTGAGATGTCCCACACTGGACATATCATCTGTATCTTTTGATTGAAAAAAGTGATGCTTAATATTTACCAAATCATCAAGTTATATATGTATCTCTTTATTTCTCTTGTTACTAAAAATGGTATCAGAGGCTCTACAATTGTGGTAATGTTTAAGTAACTCCTACCATTCAAGCAGCAACATTTCTATTTCCGGTGCCAGCTCCGACGGTACTGCGCCGATCTCCAAGTGATCCTTGCGAAGGCACTACATCTTTCTCCGGTGACCCTACTAGTGATGCCACACTTATTTTTCATAACGGTCTGTTCACTGTGTTCACAAGATAGTTTTTACACAACTCTCCTACTTTATCCAGATAGGGACTTGAGTCTGAACGGCTTATGCTTTGCATAGCCACAAGACTTGTCCATCTTATAAATCTAAAAGATACTCCATCTGTTTCATTTTGTATGTGGTCTATTTATAAAAATTGACAGCTTTCTATATTTATGAAAACTTTAGTTCTAACTTCCCCTTTTAACATTAATGACATACTTCTACAAAAACTACATGGCATCAAAAATAACTATTCCCTCCGTTTCAAGTCATGTGACACTTTCCTTATTAGAACATAAAAAGAATAACATATTTTTACATTTGGAAAcaattttgactttaaactttctattttacccattttatcttaatgagaaacttttatagtcacacaaatgttATGGAATATTTCAAACCACAAGTTTCAAATATCTTATAGCCACatacttatcaaaaaaaaaatttatagcCACATATATATAGTTTGACCACAGGTTTCAATAGTctctatttttttcttaaacttatgCCGAGCCAAACTACAGTCACATTAATTGAAATGGAGAAAGAAGTAGATTCTAAGAGCATTTTGGTATATTATTTACCTGTCAAATCTTTCTTTCTTCCTCATACTCGATTTCCAACCAAACAGATTCACACACAAAACGAAATCGAGCGATTAAAATTGAGAACTTGGAAGAAAAGTACCTTGGAATAGGGAATAATATGGTCATAGTCATGGCATAGACAACCAGGACAACCCACAAGCTTCCGAAACAGTATGTTCCCCAACGGGTCGCGGCGCCATCGGTCCGGGTCTCTACCCTTCACTTTCTCCGCTTTCTCCCAACACTGCTGCTTCACACCATACGGGAAACTTCTTGGATGGTTATTAGAAGAAATTTCAAGCTTCTCAAACAAAGCCAAGTCTGAATCAGTGACAATTTCACTCTCAAGGAGAGCAGCTGATGGTGGAGGAGATAGCCTGGAATAGGGAGGTCTTGAGTCGGGTCCTGAGGGTTTGACGGGTCGGGTTCTTGTTGGGGATGAAGCATACTTGTTTTTCCTGTTGCTTTCTTTACTTGATCTCATGATATTTTTAGCTCAAACGCCATTGACACGGATTATGTTAGCTTTTGACCCGTTTGAGTTGGGCACCCATGTGAATGGGAAATCTAAATTGGGCCTACCGATCCGCCCAATGGGTTATAGTGAGATAAATAAGAGCAAACTTCAACCCCTAGCCACAAAATTGTAGTATGCATTTTATAGCCTAAAACTAATTAAAAGGTTAGCCTAAGAATCCTCCCCATCTTCGCCATCCTTGGTTTTCATCTTCGTCTTGTCGCCACAGCCGCATCCCCTCCATTCTGACCTTGCCCGGTCCCACCCTCATCCAACGCAGCTCGGATCTCCTCCGCCCGGCGCAAATAGTCGGTAAATTTCTGAGTAATCCCTTCCTTAATCTTAGGGTTTTCCTCAATCACCTGCACCGCCCTCTATACCCAGCAGGTACAAATatcgattttcatttttctttttctgataATTCTATTTGGTGGAAATTATGATATTAAAACTCCAGCTTGATAAATTAGGAATGAAATGATGATCTTTTTCTTTTCCGTGTTGGCTTTTTCACAGAACCCAAGCTGATAAATTAGGAATGAAATAATTCTGTTTGGTGGAAATTATGATATTAAAACTCCAGCTTGATAAATTAGGAATGAAATGACtaatctttttcttttccttgttggCCGTTGATAAATTAGGAATGAAATGATATTAAAACTCCAGCTTTGATGCCATGTAGTTTTTGTAGAAGTATGTCATTAATGTTAAAAGGGGAAGTTAGAACCAGTGGCGAAGCTAGAAAATTTttcaagggtgttcaaacttgaacaagaaaaaaaaattctcaacAAGTAGGTGCACCGAAAAATTTAAGTCAAACAACGTGATATCGagctaaattataaaaatacaggTAATAATACAAACAATTGGATAAATGCAAACTAATATAAAAAAGCGTCGAAAAGAGATTCTACTTATTTTGGTAGATTGATTTTGAGAAGCAGAAGTTATTTTTGGTACTTTGTTGTAAAATTTCAACAAGTTCATCTTAACTTCAATTCCCTAAATGTATAAAGTACCAATCAAGTGCACCTCAATTCCATTATAGCAGTGCATCTATAGGAATATTTTGCA from Nicotiana sylvestris chromosome 12, ASM39365v2, whole genome shotgun sequence encodes the following:
- the LOC104229556 gene encoding uncharacterized protein — its product is MRSSKESNRKNKYASSPTRTRPVKPSGPDSRPPYSRLSPPPSAALLESEIVTDSDLALFEKLEISSNNHPRSFPYGVKQQCWEKAEKVKGRDPDRWRRDPLGNILFRKLVGCPGCLCHDYDHIIPYSKGGQSTLENCQVLQATVNRSKGNRTDISKAELIKRSSYCRVSGRDMDLLELSAYGNVRHGQDSGGCKIQ